Proteins encoded by one window of Epinephelus moara isolate mb chromosome 18, YSFRI_EMoa_1.0, whole genome shotgun sequence:
- the aldh3b1 gene encoding aldehyde dehydrogenase family 3 member B1 isoform X1 produces the protein MGTQSQVVDRLRSAFRSGVTIPEQFRQTQLTKLMSMIKDNEEQILDALHKDLAKPKFEAIISEVDIVINELHYAITNFTSWMQPEYVGKNLATKLDDCFVRREPLGVVLIIGPWNYPLQLLVSPLVAAIAAGNCAVIKPSEVSAATDSLIAELIPKYLSQDCFAVVRGGPEETKVLLQNRFDHIFYTGSQTVARSILQAASVHLTPVTLELGGKCPCFIYGQANIAGAARRLVWAKFFNAGQSCVAPDFVLCSQSTRDALLPALRETLEEFYSKAPQKCPDLSRIVSPRHWTRLMELLGRSNGKVVLGGESNQEDKYIAPTVVVDVAEDDALMEEEIFGPILPILTVESLEEGISFINRREKPLALYVFSEDSSVIKTVLEKSSSGGFCSNDGIVHMSLPTLPFGGVGASGWGSYHGRWGFETFSHRRGCMLRGWALERINSLRYPPYTEENLNWLRWTTSAKRSCTLM, from the exons ATGGGCACCCAGAGCCAGGTTGTGGACAGGTTGCGGTCAGCGTTTCGTTCAGGTGTCACAATACCAGAGCAGTTTCGTCAAACTCAGCTTACCAAGCTTATGTCCATGATCAAAGATAATGAGGAACAGATTTTAGATGCCCTGCACAAAGACCTTGCGAAG CCCAAATTTGAGGCCATCATATCTGAGGTAGATATAGTGATCAATGAGCTGCACTATGCCATCACCAACTTCACAAGCTGGATGCAGCCAGAGTATGTCGGCAAAAACCTG GCCACAAAGCTAGATGACTGTTTTGTACGAAGGGAACCATTAGGAGTCGTGTTAATCATTGGGCCGTGGAACTATCCCCTGCAGCTCCTTGTTTCACCTTTGGTTGCAGCCATTGCTGCAG GAAACTGTGCAGTCATCAAGCCTTCAGAGGTCAGTGCCGCCACAGACAGTCTGATAGCAGAGCTCATCCCCAAATATTTGTCTCAG GACTGCTTTGCGGTTGTTCGTGGTGGACCAGAGGAGACCAAGGTACTTCTGCAGAATCGTTTTGACCACATCTTCTACACAG GTTCTCAGACTGTGGCACGCAGCATCCTGCAGGCAGCCTCGGTCCACTTGACTCCAGTGACCCTGGAACTGGGCGGTAAGTGTCCATGCTTCATATATGGTCAGGCTAACATTGCAGGCGCTGCTCGCCGCTTGGTGTGGGCAAAGTTTTTTAATGCTGGCCAGAGCTGCGTAGCTCCGGACTTTGTGCTGTGCTCACAGTCCACCCGGGATGCTCTGCTGCCTGCACTGCGTGAGACCCTGGAGGAATTCTACAGCAAGGCGCCCCAGAAGTGTCCTGACCTGTCCCGCATTGTGTCACCCCGACACTGGACTCGACTGATGGAACTGCTTGGGAGGTCCAATGGCAAGGTTGTTCTGGGAGGGGAAAGCAACCAGGAGGACAAGTACATAG CTCCCACAGTGGTGGTGGATGTGGCTGAAGATGATGCTCTAATGGAGGAGGAGATTTTTGGCCCCATCCTGCCTATCCTCACTGTTGAGTCTCTGGAGGAAGGCATCAGCTTCATCAACCGCAGAGAGAAGCCACTGGCCCTCTATGTCTTCTCTGAAGACTCTTCA GTGATAAAGACAGTTCTAGAGAAGAGCAGCAGTGGAGGGTTCTGCTCTAATGACGGGATTGTCCACATGTCCCTGCCAACCCTGCCCTTTGGAGGAGTAG GGGCCAGTGGTTGGGGCAGTTACCACGGCCGCTGGGGCTTTGAGACATTCAGCCACCGGCGGGGCTGCATGCTGCGTGGCTGGGCTTTGGAGAGAATCAACAGCCTGCGGTACCCACCTTACACAGAGGAAAACCTAAACTGGCTGCGCTGGACCACCTCAGCCAAGCGCAGCTGCACGCTCATGTGA
- the aldh3b1 gene encoding aldehyde dehydrogenase family 3 member B1 isoform X2, which produces MGTQSQVVDRLRSAFRSGVTIPEQFRQTQLTKLMSMIKDNEEQILDALHKDLAKPKFEAIISEVDIVINELHYAITNFTSWMQPEYVGKNLATKLDDCFVRREPLGVVLIIGPWNYPLQLLVSPLVAAIAAGNCAVIKPSEVSAATDSLIAELIPKYLSQDCFAVVRGGPEETKVLLQNRFDHIFYTGSQTVARSILQAASVHLTPVTLELGAPDFVLCSQSTRDALLPALRETLEEFYSKAPQKCPDLSRIVSPRHWTRLMELLGRSNGKVVLGGESNQEDKYIAPTVVVDVAEDDALMEEEIFGPILPILTVESLEEGISFINRREKPLALYVFSEDSSVIKTVLEKSSSGGFCSNDGIVHMSLPTLPFGGVGASGWGSYHGRWGFETFSHRRGCMLRGWALERINSLRYPPYTEENLNWLRWTTSAKRSCTLM; this is translated from the exons ATGGGCACCCAGAGCCAGGTTGTGGACAGGTTGCGGTCAGCGTTTCGTTCAGGTGTCACAATACCAGAGCAGTTTCGTCAAACTCAGCTTACCAAGCTTATGTCCATGATCAAAGATAATGAGGAACAGATTTTAGATGCCCTGCACAAAGACCTTGCGAAG CCCAAATTTGAGGCCATCATATCTGAGGTAGATATAGTGATCAATGAGCTGCACTATGCCATCACCAACTTCACAAGCTGGATGCAGCCAGAGTATGTCGGCAAAAACCTG GCCACAAAGCTAGATGACTGTTTTGTACGAAGGGAACCATTAGGAGTCGTGTTAATCATTGGGCCGTGGAACTATCCCCTGCAGCTCCTTGTTTCACCTTTGGTTGCAGCCATTGCTGCAG GAAACTGTGCAGTCATCAAGCCTTCAGAGGTCAGTGCCGCCACAGACAGTCTGATAGCAGAGCTCATCCCCAAATATTTGTCTCAG GACTGCTTTGCGGTTGTTCGTGGTGGACCAGAGGAGACCAAGGTACTTCTGCAGAATCGTTTTGACCACATCTTCTACACAG GTTCTCAGACTGTGGCACGCAGCATCCTGCAGGCAGCCTCGGTCCACTTGACTCCAGTGACCCTGGAACTGGGCG CTCCGGACTTTGTGCTGTGCTCACAGTCCACCCGGGATGCTCTGCTGCCTGCACTGCGTGAGACCCTGGAGGAATTCTACAGCAAGGCGCCCCAGAAGTGTCCTGACCTGTCCCGCATTGTGTCACCCCGACACTGGACTCGACTGATGGAACTGCTTGGGAGGTCCAATGGCAAGGTTGTTCTGGGAGGGGAAAGCAACCAGGAGGACAAGTACATAG CTCCCACAGTGGTGGTGGATGTGGCTGAAGATGATGCTCTAATGGAGGAGGAGATTTTTGGCCCCATCCTGCCTATCCTCACTGTTGAGTCTCTGGAGGAAGGCATCAGCTTCATCAACCGCAGAGAGAAGCCACTGGCCCTCTATGTCTTCTCTGAAGACTCTTCA GTGATAAAGACAGTTCTAGAGAAGAGCAGCAGTGGAGGGTTCTGCTCTAATGACGGGATTGTCCACATGTCCCTGCCAACCCTGCCCTTTGGAGGAGTAG GGGCCAGTGGTTGGGGCAGTTACCACGGCCGCTGGGGCTTTGAGACATTCAGCCACCGGCGGGGCTGCATGCTGCGTGGCTGGGCTTTGGAGAGAATCAACAGCCTGCGGTACCCACCTTACACAGAGGAAAACCTAAACTGGCTGCGCTGGACCACCTCAGCCAAGCGCAGCTGCACGCTCATGTGA
- the LOC126405393 gene encoding zinc finger BED domain-containing protein 4-like — protein MVHSHVEKLISDAVSISFITDIWSSSVSQVSMLSLTAQWLDEDFALKKAVLHSQECCGSHTPVTISAAFEGMFEAWKIPKAKVHAVVRDNARNMAKATMEFGVKSLPCMAHTLQLAVNGGALSQRSIADALAVGRKVVGHFKHSSQAYSRLEDIQKELNMPVKKLQKDVTTRWNSSYYMMQSLVEQKRALSAYAADYELPATLIATQWGILEKMITLLDPFEQLTRDISSSVATAADVIPGVVSLTRLLTKSDEEQDKGVRTAKRTLLEAVSDRFSCVQGEPLYAIANIVDARYKDRYFDADKKEGARNMLLKVVEEMASGSDDQQGEAVSASADDPHKKARTGSPKLQDMYQEILEENELSERAATGETASQVHAYLGEATIFKECPFNYWRSNQARFPAISRVTAPCTSVDSERLFSAVAHVIDEKRNRIHCDNAEMLVFIQKNLPLTHKDK, from the exons ATGGTGCACAGTCACGTCGAGAAGCTAATTTCAGATGCTGTGTCCATAAGCTTCATAACAGATATCTGGTCTTCAAGCGTTAGCCAGGTTAGCATGCTGAGCTTGACTGCACAATGGCTGGATGAGGACTTTGCGCTGAAAAAGGCTGTGCTTCATTCCCAAGAGTGCTGTGGCTCTCATACACCAGTAACGATCTCAGCTGCTTTTGAAGGGATGTTTGAGGCGTGGAAAATCCCCAAGGCAAAAGTACATGCTGTGGTGAGGGATAATGCACGTAACATGGCTAAAGCTACGATGGAGTTTGGTGTGAAAAGTCTGCCTTGCATGGCGCACACCTTGCAGCTGGCAGTGAACGGAGGTGCCCTGTCTCAACGCAGCATCGCAGATGCTCTGGCTGTGGGGAGGAAAGTGGTAGGACACTTCAAGCACTCATCGCAAGCTTACAGTCGTTTGGAAGACATACAAAAGGAACTCAACATGCCTGTTAAAAAGCTGCAAAAAGATGTCACCACCAGGTGGAATTCCTCCTATTATATGATGCAGAGTCTGGTGGAGCAGAAGAGGGCTTTAAGTGCATATGCTGCCGATTATGAACTCCCTGCAACGTTAATAGCAACTCAGTGGGGAATTCTAGAGAAGATGATCACTCTACTGGATCCCTTTGAACAGCTAACCAGGGACATCAGCTCCTCCGTTGCCACTGCTGCAGATGTCATCCCTGGTGTGGTGTCCCTGACACGGCTGCTTACCAAGAGTGATGAAGAACAGGACAAAGGGGTGAGAACAGCCAAACGCACTCTATTGGAAGCTGTCAGCGATCGCTTCAGTTGTGTGCAAGGAGAACCTCTTTATGCCATTGCAAACATAGTTGATGCTCGTTACAAAGATCGTTATTTTGACGCGGACAAGAAGGAGGGAGCACGCAACATGCTTCTGAAAGTTGTGGAAGAAATGGCCAGTGGCAGTGATGATCAGCAAGGAGAGGCTGTTAGTGCCAGTGCAGATGACCCACATAAGAAGGCCCGAACTGGAAGCCCGAAACTGCAGGACATGTACCAAGAAATCCTCGAGGAGAATGAACTCAGCGAACGAGCAGCTACAGGGGAGACGGCATCACAG gTGCATGCATACCTGGGAGAAGCCACCATTTTCAAGGAGTGCCCTTTCAACTACTGGAGGTCCAACCAGGCCCGCTTCCCTGCTATTTCCCGTGTAACTGCACCCTGCACCAGTGTTGACAGCGAACGGCTCTTCAGTGCTGTCGCCCATGTCATAGACGAGAAGCGGAATCGAATACATTGCGATAATGCTGAAATGCTGGTTTTCATCCAGAAAAATCTACCTCTCACTCACAAGGACAAGTGA